The nucleotide window AGTTTCATACCAAGATAGCGAAGATCTCTTGCAGGAAACTGTCAAGCTAAGTTCTGAATTGCAAATTCCTTTGGTAGCTACCCACCCAGTTCAATTTTTAAAACCCGAAGACTATACTGCTCATGAGGTTCGTGTCTGCGTTGCCGATGGTGAGATTCTTGATGATGCAAGACGTGTTTCTAAATATAGCGAGGATCAATATTTTAAATCTGCCGAAGAAATGCATCAGCTTTTTGCTGATATTCCAATTGCACTTACAAATAGTTTAGAAATAGCCAAAAAGTGTAATTTGGAACTAACTCTGGGTAAATATTTTCTGCCAAATTTTGCAACTCCCGATGGACAGCTACTTGATGAATACCTGTCATCACTATCATATAAAGGTTTAGAGCAGCGGCTTATTGAATTATTTCCGGATGAAAATATCCGTAAAGAAAATACTGAAACTTACTCTAAGCGACTTGAACGCGAGATTGAAACGATTATTCAGATGGGCTTTGCCGGATATTTCCTAATCGTTGCTGACTTCATTATCTGGGCAAAAAATAACGGTGTGCCCGTTGGACCGGGGCGTGGCTCAGGCGCAGGCTCTCTAGTTGCGTTTAGTTTGGGTATTACTGATATTGATCCCCTTCGTTATAGCCTTCTTTTTGAGCGCTTTCTTAACCCAGAACGGGTGTCAATGCCGGATTTTGATATCGACTTTTGTCAAGATAAACGTGAACGAGTAATTCAGTATGTGCAGGATAAGTATGGTGCAGATGCTGTTTCACAGATAGCAACATTTGGTACTATGTCATCCAAAGCAGTAATCAAGGATGTAGGTAGGGCACTTGGCTTACCTTATGGTTTATGTGATTCAATTTCTAAACTTATCCAGAATACTCCAGCAAAAAGCTGGTCGCTTGAAGATGCCTATAATGAGTTTCCAGAATTAAAAGCTAGAATTGATAATGCTGATGATGATTTATTACGCTTATGGGAAACCTCCAAGCAGCTTGAAGATTTAACCAGAAATGTTGGTAAGCATGCAGCTGGCGTTTTGATTGCACCAAGTAAATTATCTGATTTCTGTCCGCTATATGTCGCGGATGGTATGCAAACTTCACAGCTAGATAAGGATGATGTTGAAACCATTGGCTTAGTTAAATTTGACTTTTTGGGCTTACGCAATCTAACGATTATTCAGGAGGCTGTTGAGAATATTGAGCGCCTACATGGAGTAAGATTACATCTATCTAATTCTGAATTTGAAGATCCAAATGTTTATAAGCTTTTGCAAGCTGGAAATACGACTGCAATATTTCAGCTAGAGTCGCAGGGAATGAAACGTTTACTGGTGAAACTTGAACCCAGCCGTTTTGAAGATATTATTGCTGTATTGGCACTTTATCGTCCTGGACCTTTAGGTTCTGGGATGGTTGATGATTTTGTTAAGCGAAAAAAAGGTGAGGCTGAGATAGATTACTTTCACCCCGATTTACGCGATTGTCTTGACCCAACTTATGGGGTGATTGTTTATCAAGAACAGGTAATGCAGATTTCGCAGACTATTGGTGGTTATACGCTCGGGGGGCTGATCTTCTGCGTCGTGCTATGGGTAAAAAGAAGCCAGAAGAAATGGCAAAGCACCGGGCAATATTTACTGAAGGTGCACTAGCTAAGGGCTATGATAAAGATTTAGCCGAACGGTTATTTGATTTGATGGCAATGTTTGCCGAATATGGGTTTAATAAATCACATACCGCTGCTTATGCGGTTGTTTCATATCACACCGCATATCTTAAAGCTTATTATCCAGCATCATTTATGGCGGCAACTTTATCCTCAGAGTTGGATAAAACTGACAAGCTTTATGAGTTTTATCAGGATTGTGTCGATAATAAACTTGAAATATTACCACCGGACATTAATAAATCTTTTTATCGCTTTACGCCTGTAGCTGAGAAGAGGGGCGAAAAAGGTGGTTCAATCCGCTATGCGCTGGGTGCAATTAAGGGGATTGGTCAGAATGTCGTTGATATTATTGTTGCCGAACGGGAAAAAAATGGTGATTATAAAGATATAATTGATTTTTGCCGCCGAGTGGATAAGAAGGCAATCAATAAACGGACTCTAGAGAATTTGATAAAGGCTGGAGCATTTGATGCGCTTGAAGCTAATCGAGCTAAGTTATTTAATAATCTTGGTAAGATAATCGAGTTTGTCGAGCAGGAACGTCTGAATGAAAATCAGGGTTCGCTTTTTGATGTGTTTGGCAGTGAAGAACCAGAATTAACGACTATTGAACTTGATGAATATCCGCCATTTAATACCAAAGATCAGCTAACTTTGGAAAAACAGGCAATCGGTTATTATCTCTCTGGTAGCCTATTTCAGGATTATCATGATATTTGTAAAAAGCTTGAGATTGTCTCTTTAAGCAAATTTAACTTAGAAGATGAAGATATTCAAGAGATTATTAATGCTCGTTATGAAAAGCATAAGCCAAAGGTATTAATTGGTGGGATAATTAACTATATGGGGTCGCGCCCAACTAAGAGCGGTGGTAAAATTGGTTTTATTCGGATTGAAGATGATAGTGGTGAACTTGAATTTGTAATTTTCAATCAAGAATACGATAAATATAATCACTTATTGAAAATGGATGAGTTGGTTTTTGTTATTGGAGAAGTTAGTTACGATTCATTTCGTGATGAAATCAAGGTTAATGCGAATCAGGTGTTACAGTTAAATGAAGTGATTGCTAATCGGGTAAATTTGTTTGAACTTGAGTTAAGCAATGTTGATAACTGGCAACAATTACAAAAGTATTTGAGTTTATCGGCTGAAGGTACAATTCCATTAAAAATACGTTATAAAAATGAATCTGGACAGTGCTATTTACGCTTGGGTGAGGGATATCAAATCAGCAATCTAAGTTATGAGAATCTTGATGAAATAAGTAATCTTCTTGGCGAAAATGGAAAAAGCCGCTGGAGGTTTGGTATTAATCAGGTATAATAATTACCAACGCTCTAAAATTAGCAAGGATTTTTGTGTATGGAATTAAGTCAAAAATGATGCAAACGGTAAATATTGTTATTCTGGCAGCAGGGCAAGGCAAACGAATGAACTCATCCTTGCCAAAAGTCCTACATCCAGTTAGTACTAAGCCAATGTTACAACATGTTATTGATACTGCTTTAGAACTTAGTCCAGAAAGACTGATAGTAGTTTATGGGCATGGTGGCGATCAGGTACAAAATACACTGTTGCCTATTTATGGTGATAAAATTCAATGGGCGCATCAGGATCAGCAGCTTGGGACTGGGCATGCCTTAAAGTGTGCTTTACCTTATTTAAGTAATTCTGGGGTTACTTTAGTTCTATATGGTGATGTGCCACTAATAAGTCTTGCGACTTTACAGAAAATGCTAGCTAAATATCAAGATAGTATTGTCATGCTAACGGATGAAGTTGATAATCCAGCTGGTTATGGTCGGGTAGTTAGAAATAGTGAGTTTGCAATAACTGGGATTATTGAAGAGAAAGATGCCTCGCAGAGTGAACGACTTATCCGTGAGATCAATACTGGGTTTTATGTTTTACCCAATAAAAAACTTGCTGACTGGTTAAGCCGTTTATCCAATAATAACAACCAGAATGAGTATTATCTTACCGATGTGATTGGCTTGGCTTATCAGGATGGAGTAGAAATTGACTATGTTTTATCTCCGCATCATTATGAAGTCTTAGGTGTTAATAATAAGTTGCAGCTAGAGCAGCTGGAGCGTATTTATCAGCTTAATCGGGCGAATAAATTGCTTGAGGCTGGAGTTACCCTTTATGATAAAACTCGGATTGAGATTCGAGGCAGTATAAAAGCTGGAAAAGATTGCTGTGTTGATGTGAACTGCATTTTTGAAGGCGATGTGGTTTTAGGTGATAATGTGACTATTGGAGCTGGATGTATTATCAAAAATGCTACAATTGCAGATAATGTTACAATTAAGCCATATACTATTATTGAGGAAGCTAGAATTTCAGCAGGTGCGCAAATTGGTCCATATGCTAGACTGCGTCCGGGGACTGAGCTTGCGGAAGATACGCATGTCGGTAATTTTGTTGAAATCAAGAAAAGCCAGGTAGGTAAAGGTTCAAAGATAAATCATCTGACATATATTGGTGATGCTAATATTGGCAGTAAAGTGAATGTTGGAGCTGGGAGTGTTACTTGTAATTACGACGGGCAAAATAAATTTAAAACTGTAATAGGTGATAATGTTTTTGTTGGTTCTGGTACAATGTTGGTTGCACCAGTATCATTAAAAAATGGCTCATTAATCGGTGCTGGGTCAGTTATTACTGAAGATACTCCAGAAAACGAGTTGACTTTGGCAAGGACAAAGCAGGTTACAGTATATGGTTGGAAAAAACGGAATAAATAATCAAGAGGTAGTTGCATGCGCATCAAGAAAATAACTAATTTAATTGCACTGTCTATAGTATCAGCATTAAGTGGATGTGCGATCTTTGGGCCCAGTTATGATAAGCCTGATACACAAGATCCGCAAAAATGGGTTAGTCGGGATTATTTATCCGTAACTGAAAGTGATAATTTACCTGCGATGGCTTGGTGGAAATCATTTAATGATCCTGTACTTGATAATTTGATGGAAAGCGCATTAAAGAATAATAATAATATTCAGGCAGCAGTTGGTAATGTTATTGCTGCAAAAGGATACTTACAACAGGTTCAGGCTGCGTGGATTCCAACTGGTAGTGCGCAGGTTGGTTATCAAACGCGTGCGGTTTATGGTGAAGGATATAACGCTGGTTTACTGCCTGCATACACCATAAATATTTTCCAAGCAATTCGTAGTATTCAGTATGCTGAAGCTAGTTATCAAGCACAGGTGGCTGCTAAAGATGCAATGCGTTTAAGTATTATCAGTCAGGTTGTTGGTGGTTACTTTACTTTACGCGGTAATGACTATCTGCTAGTATTGCAAAAACAACTGGTAAAAGATTTGGGTGAAATATTGACTTTAGCTAAACAGCAGTATAAAGATGGTTATATTTCTCTGTATCAATTGCAGCAGTATATTGAGAATTATAATCAGGCGTTAGCACAGGTTCCGATTATTGAGAAAAATATTGTAGCTTCACGTAATACGTTAAGAGTTCTATTGAATGAAAATCCAGGTGATGTTGATCGTGGTTTGGATTTTATGAAGATTAATAGTTATGGTGTGATTCCATCAAATATTCCATCAACAGTACTACGTAATCGTCCGGATGTTCAGCAGTCAGAGCAACAGCTGATTGCAGCTAATGCTAATATTGGTGTAGCAACTTCGCAGTTTTTCCCTACTATTAGCCTAAATGGTAATGCTGGTGCTGCCTCAAATGCTCTAAATAGCTTATTCACTCCAGGTAATGAATTCTGGAACTATACAGCTACGGCAACCATTCCAATCCTTAATTTTAGCATTTATGGACAAATTGATCAGGCTAAAGGTCAATATTACAATGCTTATTACAATTATTTACAGACTGTTCGTAATGCTTTTGCTTCAGTTGATTCTGATTTCTCGGCACATGATCAGGTTACCAAAAGTCTTGATACTCAAATTAAATACTATGACAGTACTGTAGTAGCGTATAAGCTTGCTCAGCAAAGCTTTAAAGATGGCTTATATAGCTTACCAACACTTCTGAATAATGCTGTAACCATGGATAATGCGGCAATCACGGTTGCGAATAGTAAGCAAACTCAGTTAAATACAATTGTTCAGCTGTATCAGGATCTTGGTGGTGGTTATGCTTATAAAAACTATAGTTATGAGAGTGCTAATCGCTTTGGCGACCAGCATGATGCTCATTTCATTTGGTAGGGCGAACTGGTGTTAAATCGTATCAAGGATAAAACCGTATTAATCACTGGAGCTAGTTCTGGGATTGGTGCTGCTTGTGCCAAAGAGTTTGCCTCTTATGGTTGCAGATTAATTCTTGCTGCTAGAAGAGTTGATCGACTTGAGGCTCTTCGTGAGAGTTTACAGTCTGAATTTGGTATTGAGATATTTGTGGTTGGAATGGATGTTACCCATGCCAAGCAGGTTGAGATGGTACTAAATCACTTACCTGAAGCATATTCTGAGATTGACATTCTAGTCAACAATGCAGGGTTGGCTTTAGGTTTGGATAATTTTATTGATGATGACCCGAATAATTGGGAAACGATGATTGAAACCAATATTAAAGGGTTTCTTTCGGTATTAAGGCTAATTAGCCAAAAAATGGTACGACAAGGCTTTGGACATATAATTAATATTGGCTCAGTTGCTGGTGTTGAATCGTATGCCAAAGGTGGTGTATATTGTGCAACCAAACATGCAGTTCATGCAATTACTCAAAGTTTGCGTGAAGAAATGATTGAGCACGGTATAAAAGTGAGTGAAATATTGCCGGGGGCAGTAAATACTGAGTTTAGTCAAGTTCGGTTTCATGGTAATACCGAACGTGCGGAAAAAGTATATGATGGGTTTGAACCATTACAGGCTGAAGATATCGCCAATTTGATAGTCTATACAGCAAACCTTCCTCTTCATGTTAATCTTGCTGAGTCTCTGATTCTTGCTGGTCGACAAGCTCGTGCGACCAAGGTTCACCGTCAGGGATAACAATTCTTTAGCAGGTGGTCTTTTGCACCTGCTTCTTTATTTTAATACTTTGCTAAGTATGCTAACTGCATCAAGTTTTACTTTTTGGCGCAGTAATAGATATTTGCAGTCTAAAAAGGATAAACTATATGAAAACATTTAATGATTTTAATTTAAGTCAGGAAATGCTAAATGCTTTAAATGAAAAGGGTTTTACAAATCCAAGCCCAATCCAGGCGTTGGTAATTCCTGAATTTCTGGCTGAAAAAGCTAACATTATTGGTCAGGCGCAAACTGGAACAGGTAAAACTGCTGCATTTTCAATTCCAATAATAGAAAGTATCACTAGAGATGGTAGTATCAAAGCTATTATTCTTACCCCAACTCGTGAGCTGGCAATTCAGGTTTGTGAAGAGATGTATTCGCTAATTGGTAAACGTGACTTACGCGTATCCGCAGTTTATGGTGGTGCCTCGATTGAGCAACAAATCCGTAGCATCCGTAAAGGGAGTGATATCATCGTTGGAACTCCTGGGCGGATTATGGATTTGATGGAGCGTCGCGTTCTTGAGTTAAATAACCTTGAGTTCTTTGTTCTTGATGAAGCTGATGAGATGCTAAATATGGGCTTTGTTGAAGATATTGAAAAAATTCTTGAATCAACTAATGCTGAAAAAAATATGCTTTTCTTTTCGGCAACTATGCCGCCCTCAATTTTACAAATTGCTAAACGTTATATGGGGCAATATAAGATATTAAAAGTTGAAAATAAAGAATTAACTACTAAACTTACTGAGCAGATTTATTTCGAAGTCAAAGAAGGCGACAAATTTGAAGCATTATGCCGAGTACTTGATTTTGAACAAGATTTTTATGGAATTATATTCTGCCGTACTAAAGTAGAAGTTGATGAAGTTACTAAGCACCTTAAAGCGCGTGGCTACGCAGTTGATTCTTTACATGGTGATATCAGTCAGGGGCAAAGAACAAAAACTCTAGGGGAGTTTAAAGAGCGGATTACCAATCTATTAGTTGCAACTGATGTTGCAGCACGTGGAATTGATGTAAATAATCTAACGCATGTGATTAACTATTCAATTCCACATGAGGCTGAGGCTTATGTGCATCGGATTGGGCGTACTGGTCGTGCAGGTCAAAAAGGTATTGCAATCACTTTTGTTACACCAAAAGAAATGTCACGTCTTGGGCAAATCCGTAAAATCACTAAAACTGATATTAAGAAGCAGGAAATTCCAGCAATTAAAGATGTAATCAAGGCAAAAGAAGAATATTTGCAAGCTTGCGTCGAAGAAATTATCAATGAAAAAGACTTTTACTCTTATTCTAAACTGGCGAATCAGTTACTGGCTAATAATGACCCAGTAACTTTGGTTGCCTCTCTATTACGTTATCAGTATCAGGATGAATTTATTGAAGAAAGTTATGCTAGAATTGAGCAAAACCGGATTAGTGCGGATAATGTGAAATTATTTGTCGCGCTAGGTAAAAAAGATGGTATGACGCCAAGAGTATTATTGGATGTATTGCATCAAAATTGTAAAACACCAGGGCGTAAAGTTCGGGATATTCGGATTATGGATAAATTCTCATTTATTTCAGTACCACTTGATGAAGCAGAAATTATTATTCGTAAACTAAACCAGAAAAATAAGAAGATGGTTGAGATTGCTAAGAATTAACTTATATATTAATTTTTTTTAATTTCGCTATTACTAGGTTTTGAGAGGATTTGAAAAATGAGAAAGGTATTATTAATCATTAATATGTTTATTATTGTTAATGTTCATGCATTTAATAGTCTCAATTTGGATAAGCAGATAGTAACCTGTCAGGGGGAAAGTGGCAATACTTATACTTTAAATAGTAATTCCTCTGCGGCGGATATTATAAATAACTGCAAAATTACTCATGAAGAATCTGGTAATTACGCTCTACGTAAGGAAACTACCGTTGAATTTAATGCTACGGTAGTTACTCCTGTTAAATGTGATTACCATAATAATGTGCTTGATGAATGTAAATTTGTAAAATAATTTAGATGGTATCTCTTTGTTGTGTTTTGATTACCCATATTGGAGTTAATGAAAAATATTAATCATTCTAGAAAAACATTTGACAATGATGTGTTTGCTGTGTGATAATACTGATCTCGCGAATGAAGACGCGGGATAAAAAGAGAAACAAAACAGATCTTTAACAAGATAAACAATCAATAAATGTGAGGCATCTAGCTATAGAAAAGGTAGTGCCGTGGGGTGGGTTATTAAATAATCTGTTTCATGGTGTTACAAAAAAATAGCAGATGTCTAACGGGAAACCAAAGACGTCAAGCGAGTGTGTTCGTGTATGAATGCACTATAAAAAGAGTAGACTATAAGTCTAGGATTAAAACAAAAGAGTTTGATCCTGGCTCAGATTGAACGCTGGCGGCGTGCTTTACACATGCAAGTCGAGCGGCAGCACGACCTTCGGGTTGGTGGCGAGCGGCGAACGGGTGAGTAATACATCGGAACGTACCTTTTAGTGGGGGATAACGCATCGAAAGATGTGCTAATACCGCATAATCTCTGAGGAGGAAAGGCGGGGACCTTCGGGCCTGTC belongs to Aquella oligotrophica and includes:
- a CDS encoding OB-fold nucleic acid binding domain-containing protein; the protein is MAKHRAIFTEGALAKGYDKDLAERLFDLMAMFAEYGFNKSHTAAYAVVSYHTAYLKAYYPASFMAATLSSELDKTDKLYEFYQDCVDNKLEILPPDINKSFYRFTPVAEKRGEKGGSIRYALGAIKGIGQNVVDIIVAEREKNGDYKDIIDFCRRVDKKAINKRTLENLIKAGAFDALEANRAKLFNNLGKIIEFVEQERLNENQGSLFDVFGSEEPELTTIELDEYPPFNTKDQLTLEKQAIGYYLSGSLFQDYHDICKKLEIVSLSKFNLEDEDIQEIINARYEKHKPKVLIGGIINYMGSRPTKSGGKIGFIRIEDDSGELEFVIFNQEYDKYNHLLKMDELVFVIGEVSYDSFRDEIKVNANQVLQLNEVIANRVNLFELELSNVDNWQQLQKYLSLSAEGTIPLKIRYKNESGQCYLRLGEGYQISNLSYENLDEISNLLGENGKSRWRFGINQV
- a CDS encoding efflux transporter outer membrane subunit, encoding MRIKKITNLIALSIVSALSGCAIFGPSYDKPDTQDPQKWVSRDYLSVTESDNLPAMAWWKSFNDPVLDNLMESALKNNNNIQAAVGNVIAAKGYLQQVQAAWIPTGSAQVGYQTRAVYGEGYNAGLLPAYTINIFQAIRSIQYAEASYQAQVAAKDAMRLSIISQVVGGYFTLRGNDYLLVLQKQLVKDLGEILTLAKQQYKDGYISLYQLQQYIENYNQALAQVPIIEKNIVASRNTLRVLLNENPGDVDRGLDFMKINSYGVIPSNIPSTVLRNRPDVQQSEQQLIAANANIGVATSQFFPTISLNGNAGAASNALNSLFTPGNEFWNYTATATIPILNFSIYGQIDQAKGQYYNAYYNYLQTVRNAFASVDSDFSAHDQVTKSLDTQIKYYDSTVVAYKLAQQSFKDGLYSLPTLLNNAVTMDNAAITVANSKQTQLNTIVQLYQDLGGGYAYKNYSYESANRFGDQHDAHFIW
- the glmU gene encoding bifunctional UDP-N-acetylglucosamine diphosphorylase/glucosamine-1-phosphate N-acetyltransferase GlmU produces the protein MYGIKSKMMQTVNIVILAAGQGKRMNSSLPKVLHPVSTKPMLQHVIDTALELSPERLIVVYGHGGDQVQNTLLPIYGDKIQWAHQDQQLGTGHALKCALPYLSNSGVTLVLYGDVPLISLATLQKMLAKYQDSIVMLTDEVDNPAGYGRVVRNSEFAITGIIEEKDASQSERLIREINTGFYVLPNKKLADWLSRLSNNNNQNEYYLTDVIGLAYQDGVEIDYVLSPHHYEVLGVNNKLQLEQLERIYQLNRANKLLEAGVTLYDKTRIEIRGSIKAGKDCCVDVNCIFEGDVVLGDNVTIGAGCIIKNATIADNVTIKPYTIIEEARISAGAQIGPYARLRPGTELAEDTHVGNFVEIKKSQVGKGSKINHLTYIGDANIGSKVNVGAGSVTCNYDGQNKFKTVIGDNVFVGSGTMLVAPVSLKNGSLIGAGSVITEDTPENELTLARTKQVTVYGWKKRNK
- a CDS encoding SDR family NAD(P)-dependent oxidoreductase produces the protein MLNRIKDKTVLITGASSGIGAACAKEFASYGCRLILAARRVDRLEALRESLQSEFGIEIFVVGMDVTHAKQVEMVLNHLPEAYSEIDILVNNAGLALGLDNFIDDDPNNWETMIETNIKGFLSVLRLISQKMVRQGFGHIINIGSVAGVESYAKGGVYCATKHAVHAITQSLREEMIEHGIKVSEILPGAVNTEFSQVRFHGNTERAEKVYDGFEPLQAEDIANLIVYTANLPLHVNLAESLILAGRQARATKVHRQG
- a CDS encoding DEAD/DEAH box helicase → MKTFNDFNLSQEMLNALNEKGFTNPSPIQALVIPEFLAEKANIIGQAQTGTGKTAAFSIPIIESITRDGSIKAIILTPTRELAIQVCEEMYSLIGKRDLRVSAVYGGASIEQQIRSIRKGSDIIVGTPGRIMDLMERRVLELNNLEFFVLDEADEMLNMGFVEDIEKILESTNAEKNMLFFSATMPPSILQIAKRYMGQYKILKVENKELTTKLTEQIYFEVKEGDKFEALCRVLDFEQDFYGIIFCRTKVEVDEVTKHLKARGYAVDSLHGDISQGQRTKTLGEFKERITNLLVATDVAARGIDVNNLTHVINYSIPHEAEAYVHRIGRTGRAGQKGIAITFVTPKEMSRLGQIRKITKTDIKKQEIPAIKDVIKAKEEYLQACVEEIINEKDFYSYSKLANQLLANNDPVTLVASLLRYQYQDEFIEESYARIEQNRISADNVKLFVALGKKDGMTPRVLLDVLHQNCKTPGRKVRDIRIMDKFSFISVPLDEAEIIIRKLNQKNKKMVEIAKN